The following proteins are co-located in the Micromonospora coriariae genome:
- a CDS encoding beta-galactosidase, with product MSLPRTAKVPFGGDYNPEQWPEDVWKQDHRLFDAARIDLVTVGVFDWALIQPAEDVYDFSLLDRIIERAGTQGRGICLATGTAAHPPWLAKAYPEVTRTDFEGRRHRFGQRHNSCPSSPVFRRLSTELARRVAGRYADAPAVVAWHVGNEYGGACYCELCAAGFRDWLRRRYGTLDALNAAWYTSFWSHTFSDWEQIEPPSALTEHWRGPDHTAFQGITLDYLRFSSDAMLTNFRDEKAAIRESSPDLPVTTNFMGMYRPIDYHRWAPHLDFASWDNYPPDDGSAARMALTHDLMRGLKDGQPFWLMEQTPSVTACRDVNPLKRPGLMRLWSWQAVAHGADAVLFFQLRASRGASEKYHGAVIGHAGRADTRVFREVAELGAELERFGPVSLGARTPARVAMLFDWDSWWALEISDGPSRLVRYQQVVLAYHRALWEAGVDLDVVAVAADLSGYDVVVAPALHMLKGDLPERLEAVAARGGSVLTTYLSGRVDENDQAFLMDVPGPLGQLMGIRVDEWDARGPEVVNPVRLGAGADRFDVEARLLFELVIPQGAEVLGTYQADFYAGTAAVTRNSFGHGHGWYVAAGLDQVGVSWVVRQVLARHDLLGPYPDVPELESALRIAPDGTRLLFLLNHRVEPVEVTARTGGVDLLTGDRAETGQSLRLPAYGVVVLREDR from the coding sequence ATGAGCCTGCCCCGCACCGCGAAGGTGCCCTTCGGCGGCGACTACAACCCGGAACAGTGGCCCGAGGACGTGTGGAAGCAGGACCACCGACTCTTCGACGCCGCGCGCATCGACCTGGTCACGGTGGGCGTCTTCGACTGGGCGCTCATCCAGCCGGCCGAGGACGTGTACGACTTCTCGCTGCTGGACCGGATCATCGAGCGGGCCGGCACCCAGGGGCGTGGCATCTGCCTGGCGACCGGCACGGCCGCCCACCCGCCGTGGCTGGCGAAGGCGTACCCGGAGGTGACCCGCACCGACTTCGAGGGCCGCAGGCACCGTTTCGGGCAGCGGCACAACTCGTGCCCCAGCTCGCCGGTGTTCCGCCGGCTCTCCACCGAACTCGCCCGCCGGGTCGCCGGCCGCTACGCCGACGCTCCGGCCGTCGTCGCCTGGCACGTCGGCAACGAGTACGGCGGCGCCTGTTACTGCGAGCTCTGCGCGGCGGGGTTCCGCGACTGGCTGCGCCGCCGCTACGGCACCCTCGACGCGCTGAACGCGGCCTGGTACACCAGTTTCTGGTCGCACACCTTCAGCGACTGGGAGCAGATCGAGCCGCCGTCGGCGCTGACCGAGCACTGGCGTGGGCCGGACCACACCGCCTTCCAGGGCATCACCCTGGACTATCTGCGGTTCTCCTCCGACGCCATGCTGACCAACTTCCGGGACGAGAAGGCCGCCATCCGGGAGTCCAGCCCGGACCTGCCGGTGACCACGAACTTCATGGGCATGTACCGGCCGATCGACTACCACCGCTGGGCTCCGCACCTGGACTTCGCCTCCTGGGACAACTACCCGCCGGACGACGGGTCCGCGGCCCGGATGGCGCTGACCCACGACCTGATGCGCGGGCTCAAGGACGGCCAGCCGTTCTGGCTGATGGAACAGACGCCGAGCGTCACCGCCTGCCGCGACGTCAACCCGCTGAAACGGCCGGGCCTGATGCGGCTGTGGAGCTGGCAGGCGGTGGCGCACGGCGCCGACGCGGTGCTCTTCTTCCAACTGCGCGCCTCCCGTGGGGCCAGCGAGAAGTACCACGGCGCCGTCATCGGCCACGCCGGCCGCGCCGACACCCGGGTCTTCCGGGAGGTCGCCGAGCTGGGGGCGGAGCTGGAACGGTTCGGCCCGGTGTCGCTGGGCGCGCGGACGCCGGCGCGGGTGGCGATGCTGTTCGACTGGGACAGCTGGTGGGCGTTGGAGATCTCCGACGGCCCGTCCCGGCTGGTCCGGTACCAGCAGGTCGTGCTGGCGTACCACCGGGCGCTCTGGGAGGCCGGGGTCGACCTGGACGTGGTCGCGGTGGCCGCCGACCTGTCCGGCTACGACGTGGTCGTCGCGCCGGCCCTGCACATGCTCAAGGGGGACCTGCCGGAGCGCCTGGAGGCGGTGGCCGCCCGCGGCGGTTCGGTGCTGACCACGTACCTGTCCGGTCGGGTGGACGAGAACGACCAGGCCTTCCTCATGGACGTGCCGGGCCCGCTCGGGCAGCTGATGGGAATCCGGGTCGACGAGTGGGACGCCCGCGGCCCGGAGGTGGTCAACCCGGTTCGCCTCGGCGCCGGCGCCGATCGGTTCGACGTCGAGGCGCGGCTGCTCTTCGAGCTGGTGATCCCGCAGGGCGCGGAGGTGCTCGGCACCTACCAGGCCGACTTCTACGCCGGCACGGCCGCGGTGACCCGCAACTCCTTCGGCCACGGGCACGGCTGGTACGTCGCCGCCGGGCTGGACCAGGTCGGGGTCTCCTGGGTGGTCCGGCAGGTGCTGGCCCGGCACGACCTGCTCGGGCCGTACCCGGACGTGCCGGAGCTGGAGTCCGCGCTCCGGATCGCGCCGGACGGGACACGGCTGCTGTTCCTGCTCAACCACCGCGTCGAGCCGGTCGAGGTCACCGCCCGGACCGGCGGCGTCGACCTGCTCACCGGTGACCGGGCGGAGACCGGGCAGTCGCTGCGGCTGCCGGCGTACGGGGTCGTCGTGCTGCGGGAGGACCGGTGA
- a CDS encoding AAA family ATPase encodes MRRAIVGRDEVFDQAWRLLSQPGPVLLEGPAGIGKTELWRALVAHATRAGWLVLSCAPTEAESELPYAALADLLHPLADRVTELPRPQRIAAEVVLLSGDAHEAVDVRVVGAATRSLLEAATAANSHPTVLLAVDDAPWLDRPSERALRYALRRVAGLATLLSRRRGQGPADDVPLGLGAGHVGGPVRRVEVPPLDVGALHHVLRGQLGVTLSRPMLVRVAREAAGNPLLAIEVVRAVQRLPRQPSPGDDLPVAASMHHLLADVLAGLPPASRTAVRLAALLTVPTLADLAGAGVSTAALDAPEEAGLIVVTPNGVRFTHPVYAAAVRAGIPPGVRRRLHRQLADLLADPDERARHLALCATDPDPVVADTLAAAAERWHSRGAPDLAADLHDRAGQLTPADDRVRLGRRRLAAARCRFDSGDFPAAREAAEAVAAEFTGEVRAESLLLRAIVAWSGGEASRVAVDNGTRALAAAPPGSALAGRIHAHLAVFQDHTESARRHAEAAAALLDGRDDDHDLLAAALVLLFFQEVRLGQPPRTDLLDRALALEGDEPAWLASTVPAIWWKSIDDAERARLRLHRMLGRAEARGDEPLQHELLSHLGEAELLAGRWDDAERHISAARELGDQLGTGLVGETWLAALLDAHRGRLADATRVAESGLRLADELDDDWCRRIHQQLAGFVALSAGRTAEAAAAYTELAATIDANGLVEPLAMRFEPDWIEACVGAGDLDLAANVLARLTARHRRLPRPWTMLGAARARALLDSATGADAGAALDALTAARDAVPPDVLPLDRARCLFVAGIVHRRARRKLPARQALEAAVAEFTEIGAAAFADRARAELARVGGRPPTPRHLTATEERVAQLAARGRTNRAIADELFVSPKTVEANLARIYRKLGISTRAELGAAMTRADAQA; translated from the coding sequence ATGCGACGCGCCATCGTCGGACGGGACGAGGTGTTCGACCAGGCCTGGCGCCTCCTGAGCCAGCCTGGGCCGGTGCTGTTGGAAGGGCCCGCCGGCATCGGCAAGACCGAGCTGTGGCGGGCGCTGGTCGCGCACGCGACGCGGGCCGGTTGGCTGGTGTTGAGCTGCGCGCCGACCGAGGCCGAATCCGAGCTCCCGTACGCGGCTCTGGCCGACCTGCTCCACCCGCTCGCCGACCGGGTCACCGAGCTGCCCCGGCCGCAGCGGATCGCCGCCGAGGTGGTGCTCCTCTCCGGCGACGCCCACGAGGCCGTGGACGTACGGGTGGTCGGGGCGGCCACCCGGTCGTTGCTGGAAGCCGCGACGGCGGCGAACAGCCATCCGACTGTGCTTCTCGCGGTCGACGACGCGCCGTGGCTGGACCGACCCAGTGAACGCGCGTTGCGGTACGCGCTGCGCCGGGTGGCCGGCCTGGCGACCCTGCTGAGTCGCCGACGTGGCCAGGGCCCAGCCGACGACGTACCGCTCGGTCTCGGTGCGGGCCACGTCGGCGGCCCGGTCCGACGGGTCGAGGTGCCTCCGCTGGACGTCGGCGCGCTGCACCATGTCCTCCGCGGGCAACTCGGCGTCACCCTCAGCCGGCCGATGCTCGTCCGGGTGGCCCGGGAGGCCGCGGGCAATCCGCTGCTGGCCATCGAGGTGGTCCGCGCCGTGCAACGCCTTCCGCGCCAACCCTCGCCCGGCGACGACCTGCCGGTGGCCGCGTCCATGCACCACCTGCTCGCGGACGTCCTCGCCGGGCTGCCTCCGGCGAGTCGCACCGCGGTGCGACTCGCCGCGCTGCTGACCGTGCCCACCCTGGCCGACCTCGCCGGGGCGGGGGTGTCCACCGCGGCGCTGGACGCGCCCGAGGAGGCCGGGCTGATCGTGGTGACGCCGAACGGCGTGCGGTTCACCCACCCGGTGTACGCGGCGGCCGTCCGGGCCGGTATCCCGCCGGGGGTCCGCCGACGCCTGCACCGCCAGCTCGCCGACCTGCTCGCCGATCCGGATGAGCGGGCCCGGCACCTCGCGCTCTGCGCGACGGACCCGGACCCGGTGGTCGCGGACACCCTCGCCGCCGCAGCCGAACGCTGGCACAGCCGGGGCGCACCTGATCTCGCCGCCGACCTGCACGACCGCGCGGGCCAGCTCACCCCGGCTGACGACCGGGTACGCCTGGGCCGGCGGCGACTTGCCGCGGCCCGCTGCCGGTTCGACAGCGGCGACTTCCCGGCGGCCCGGGAGGCGGCCGAGGCGGTCGCGGCGGAGTTCACCGGCGAGGTACGGGCGGAGTCCCTGCTGCTGCGGGCCATCGTCGCCTGGTCCGGCGGTGAGGCCAGCCGGGTCGCGGTGGACAACGGCACCCGGGCGTTGGCGGCGGCCCCACCCGGCTCGGCCCTGGCCGGCCGCATCCATGCCCACCTCGCCGTCTTTCAGGACCACACCGAGTCCGCCCGGAGACACGCCGAGGCGGCCGCCGCACTCCTGGACGGACGCGACGACGACCACGACCTGCTCGCCGCCGCCCTGGTCCTGCTCTTCTTCCAGGAGGTACGGCTGGGGCAACCGCCGCGCACCGATCTGCTGGACCGGGCCCTCGCCCTGGAGGGCGACGAACCGGCGTGGCTGGCGAGCACGGTGCCCGCGATCTGGTGGAAGTCGATCGACGACGCGGAGCGGGCCCGACTGCGGCTGCACCGGATGTTGGGCCGCGCCGAGGCGAGGGGCGACGAGCCGCTGCAACACGAGCTGCTCTCCCACCTCGGCGAGGCCGAGTTGCTGGCCGGGCGGTGGGACGATGCCGAACGGCACATCAGCGCGGCCCGGGAGCTGGGTGACCAGCTCGGCACGGGCCTGGTCGGTGAGACCTGGCTGGCCGCGCTGCTCGACGCGCACCGGGGCCGGCTGGCCGACGCGACCCGGGTGGCCGAGTCCGGCCTGCGGCTCGCCGACGAACTGGACGACGACTGGTGCCGACGGATCCACCAGCAGTTGGCGGGTTTCGTGGCGCTCTCCGCGGGCCGGACGGCGGAGGCGGCCGCCGCGTACACCGAACTGGCCGCGACGATCGACGCGAACGGGCTGGTGGAGCCGCTGGCCATGCGGTTCGAGCCGGACTGGATCGAGGCGTGCGTCGGGGCGGGCGACCTCGACCTGGCGGCGAACGTGCTGGCCCGGCTGACCGCCCGGCACCGCCGGTTGCCGCGTCCCTGGACGATGTTGGGCGCCGCCCGGGCCCGCGCGCTGCTGGACAGCGCCACCGGTGCCGACGCCGGTGCGGCGCTCGACGCGCTGACGGCGGCGCGGGACGCCGTACCGCCGGATGTGTTGCCGTTGGACCGCGCCCGCTGTCTGTTCGTGGCCGGGATCGTGCACCGCCGGGCCCGGCGCAAGCTGCCGGCCCGGCAGGCGTTGGAGGCGGCGGTCGCGGAGTTCACCGAGATCGGCGCGGCCGCGTTCGCGGATCGCGCCCGCGCCGAGTTGGCCCGCGTCGGTGGACGCCCGCCGACGCCCCGGCACCTCACCGCCACCGAGGAACGGGTGGCCCAGCTCGCCGCGCGCGGGCGGACCAACCGGGCCATCGCCGACGAGCTGTTCGTCAGCCCGAAGACCGTCGAGGCGAACCTCGCTCGGATCTACCGCAAGCTCGGCATCTCGACCCGGGCGGAGCTGGGTGCCGCGATGACCAGGGCCGACGCGCAAGCATAG
- a CDS encoding alpha-glucuronidase, with protein sequence MIAEEARLHAAWLPPEAFRALGSRRVLVHGDGMLVDTVLDEVARACARYGGRMWHSPSWDVDVDLVLALRGTDELPSATVQAARAAGEAALAQAGDNAVLGAEGFVLARAGDVTAVLADAPAGLLYGLFHLVRLGAAAFDTTRPAEQHRPALRRRMLNHWDNVAVHPVMGQVERGYAGGSIFWRNGRPRGDLARIREYARLLAACGINAISVNNVNVGRTEARLLTDRLGDVAEIADVLRPYGIRVHLSVTFAAPVVLGGLPNADPVDEAVRAWWAVTTRQVYERIPDFGGYVVKADSEGQPGPFTYGRDHADGANLLADALAPHGGVVHWRAFVYNHHQDWRDRSTDRARAAYDHFVPLDGRFRDNVVLQVKFGPVDFQVREPVSPVLAAMPATRLAVEVQVTQEYTGQQRHVCHLGPWWSEVLRFAPWGPGGRTVADVAAGEAGEGGGLVAVANVGDDLFWTGHPLAQANLYTVGRLAWDPQLDPRAVLDEWIALTFPQSAMADPELVGRTLHEIMDDSWRTYERYTAPLGVGFMVHPGDHYGPDVDGYEYTRWGTYHFADRDGVGVDRSRASGTGFAGQYPPYWAQVYESPERCPDELLLFFHHVPYGHVLHDGSTVIQHIYDTHFAGVEEVAVMRGRWRTLKGLIDPAVYERVEQRLDEQARSATEWRDQTNTYFFRKSGVPDAHGRRIY encoded by the coding sequence GTGATCGCCGAGGAAGCGCGGCTGCACGCCGCCTGGCTGCCGCCGGAGGCGTTCCGGGCGCTCGGCTCGCGCCGCGTGCTGGTACACGGCGACGGGATGCTCGTCGACACAGTGCTCGACGAGGTCGCCCGCGCCTGTGCCCGGTACGGCGGTCGGATGTGGCATTCCCCGTCCTGGGACGTGGACGTCGATCTGGTGCTCGCGCTCCGCGGCACCGACGAGTTGCCGAGCGCGACGGTGCAGGCGGCGCGGGCAGCGGGGGAGGCGGCGCTGGCGCAGGCGGGCGACAACGCGGTGCTCGGTGCCGAGGGGTTCGTGCTGGCCCGGGCCGGCGACGTGACCGCCGTGCTGGCCGACGCGCCCGCCGGTCTGCTGTACGGGCTGTTCCACCTGGTCCGGCTCGGCGCTGCCGCGTTCGACACCACCCGTCCGGCGGAACAGCACCGACCCGCGCTGCGTCGGCGGATGCTGAACCACTGGGACAACGTGGCCGTGCACCCGGTGATGGGTCAGGTGGAGCGGGGATACGCCGGCGGCTCGATCTTCTGGCGGAACGGCCGGCCGCGCGGAGACCTGGCCCGAATCCGGGAGTACGCGCGGCTCCTGGCCGCCTGCGGCATCAACGCGATCTCGGTGAACAACGTAAACGTCGGCCGGACGGAGGCGCGGCTGCTCACCGACCGGCTCGGCGACGTGGCCGAGATCGCGGACGTGCTGCGGCCGTACGGCATCCGGGTGCACCTGTCGGTCACCTTCGCCGCGCCGGTGGTCCTCGGCGGCCTGCCGAACGCCGACCCGGTGGACGAGGCGGTACGTGCCTGGTGGGCCGTGACGACCCGGCAGGTGTACGAGCGCATCCCGGACTTCGGCGGCTACGTGGTGAAGGCCGACTCCGAGGGGCAACCGGGCCCGTTCACCTACGGGCGTGACCACGCCGACGGGGCGAACCTGCTGGCCGACGCCCTCGCCCCGCACGGGGGAGTGGTGCACTGGCGGGCGTTCGTCTACAACCATCACCAGGACTGGCGGGACCGGTCCACCGACCGGGCGCGGGCCGCGTACGACCATTTCGTCCCGCTCGACGGGCGGTTCCGCGACAACGTGGTCCTGCAGGTGAAGTTCGGTCCGGTGGACTTCCAGGTACGCGAGCCTGTCTCCCCGGTGCTCGCCGCGATGCCGGCCACCCGGCTGGCGGTAGAGGTGCAGGTCACCCAGGAGTACACCGGCCAGCAGCGCCACGTCTGCCACCTCGGCCCGTGGTGGAGCGAGGTGTTGCGGTTCGCGCCGTGGGGCCCGGGCGGGCGGACGGTCGCCGACGTGGCCGCGGGGGAGGCGGGGGAGGGCGGTGGCCTGGTCGCCGTCGCCAACGTCGGCGACGACCTCTTCTGGACCGGGCACCCGCTGGCGCAGGCGAACCTGTACACCGTCGGCCGGCTCGCCTGGGATCCGCAGCTGGATCCCCGGGCGGTCCTCGACGAGTGGATCGCGCTGACCTTCCCGCAGTCGGCGATGGCCGACCCGGAGCTGGTCGGACGGACGCTGCACGAGATCATGGACGACTCCTGGCGCACCTATGAGCGGTACACCGCCCCGCTGGGTGTCGGCTTCATGGTTCATCCCGGTGACCACTACGGCCCCGACGTGGACGGGTACGAGTACACCCGGTGGGGCACGTACCACTTCGCGGATCGCGACGGTGTCGGCGTGGACCGCAGCCGCGCGTCGGGCACCGGGTTCGCCGGTCAGTACCCGCCGTACTGGGCCCAGGTGTACGAGTCGCCCGAGCGGTGCCCGGACGAGCTGCTGCTCTTCTTCCACCACGTCCCGTACGGGCACGTCCTGCACGACGGGTCCACGGTCATCCAGCACATCTACGACACCCACTTCGCGGGCGTCGAGGAGGTGGCGGTCATGCGGGGGCGATGGCGGACGTTGAAGGGGTTGATCGATCCCGCCGTGTACGAGCGGGTGGAGCAGCGCCTCGACGAGCAGGCGCGCAGCGCCACCGAGTGGCGGGATCAGACCAACACCTACTTCTTCCGCAAGTCCGGTGTGCCGGACGCGCACGGGCGTCGCATCTACTGA
- a CDS encoding P-loop NTPase family protein — MTVRRLIAPLWCSLLLLPLVACGPDDTGGADPAAGAGVEADAGGDLADLPDVPRPACPFTAAKVTELVGQPMKDQGNCLFGDGKGVAMLTITTASPVAGETTYDYQRQQATASYREVQDVDKGRKAYLAVKDIGGEAVVVSDTGSYTVTLSSFERLGASTDGYERTLRQLLDALPL; from the coding sequence ATGACTGTGCGCCGTCTGATCGCACCCCTGTGGTGTTCACTGCTGCTCCTCCCGCTGGTCGCCTGCGGCCCGGACGACACCGGCGGCGCCGACCCGGCCGCCGGTGCCGGCGTCGAGGCGGACGCCGGTGGCGACCTGGCCGACCTGCCCGACGTGCCCAGGCCGGCGTGCCCCTTCACCGCGGCGAAGGTCACCGAGCTCGTCGGTCAGCCCATGAAGGACCAGGGCAACTGCCTGTTCGGCGACGGCAAGGGCGTCGCCATGCTCACCATCACCACCGCCTCCCCGGTCGCCGGCGAGACCACCTACGACTACCAGCGGCAACAGGCGACGGCGTCGTACCGCGAGGTGCAGGACGTCGACAAGGGCCGCAAGGCGTACCTCGCCGTCAAGGACATCGGAGGCGAGGCGGTCGTGGTGAGCGACACCGGCAGCTACACCGTGACGTTGAGCAGCTTCGAGCGACTCGGCGCCAGCACCGACGGCTACGAACGGACCCTGCGTCAGCTGCTCGACGCCCTCCCGCTGTGA
- a CDS encoding winged helix-turn-helix transcriptional regulator, giving the protein MATTTAAQRREQARRDYDAFLERCPTRELLSRLTDKWVALVIPALADGPRRHSELAARIAGVSQKMLTQTLRTLERDGLVTRTVTASVPVRVDYELTPLGHELFPVMVAIKNWAETHMDRVFEARAQFDARP; this is encoded by the coding sequence ATGGCGACGACGACCGCGGCACAACGCCGTGAACAGGCCAGACGCGACTACGACGCGTTCCTGGAACGGTGCCCGACCCGCGAGCTGTTGAGCAGGCTTACCGACAAGTGGGTCGCACTGGTGATCCCAGCCCTCGCCGACGGCCCGCGGCGGCACAGCGAACTCGCTGCCCGCATCGCCGGCGTCAGCCAGAAGATGCTCACCCAGACCCTGCGCACACTGGAGCGCGACGGCCTGGTCACCCGCACGGTCACCGCCTCGGTACCGGTCCGCGTCGACTACGAACTCACTCCGCTGGGCCATGAACTGTTTCCGGTCATGGTCGCGATCAAGAACTGGGCGGAGACACACATGGACCGGGTCTTCGAGGCCCGCGCCCAATTCGACGCGCGTCCCTGA
- a CDS encoding endo-1,4-beta-xylanase encodes MRNAQWKAVSRAALALTGVSALAAGVAMVLAAPAAAGTTLGASAAEQGRYFGAAVAANKLNDSAYTTILNREFNSVTPENEMKIDATEPQQNQFSYGAADQIVNHARTRGMQVRGHTLAWHSQQPGWMQNMSGTALRQAMLNHVTQVATHFRGQVVAWDVVNEAFADGGSGARRDSNLQRTGNDWIEAAFRAARAADPGAKLCYNDYNTDDWTHAKTQAVYTMVRDFKQRGVPIDCVGFQSHFNSGSPYPGNYRTTLSSFAALGVDVQITELDIEGASAATYRSVVQDCLAVARCSGITVWGIRDSDSWRASQTPLLFTSGGAKKPAYDAVLAALNNGSTPPPTTPPPTTPPPTTPPPTTPPPTTPPPGPGGCTATVSVNQWTGGFVATVRVTAGSSAINSWAVTITLPSGATVTNAWNANRSADTGTTRWTNVAYNGRVGAGQSTEFGFQANGTAGGLTPACAAG; translated from the coding sequence ATGAGAAACGCGCAATGGAAGGCGGTATCGAGAGCCGCCCTCGCGCTGACCGGGGTGAGCGCCCTCGCCGCCGGCGTGGCGATGGTCCTGGCGGCTCCCGCAGCCGCCGGCACCACGCTCGGTGCGTCCGCCGCCGAGCAGGGCCGGTATTTCGGCGCGGCCGTAGCCGCCAACAAGCTGAACGACAGCGCCTACACGACGATCCTGAACCGCGAGTTCAACTCGGTCACGCCCGAGAATGAGATGAAGATCGACGCCACCGAGCCGCAGCAGAACCAGTTCAGCTACGGCGCGGCGGACCAGATCGTCAACCACGCGCGCACGCGCGGAATGCAGGTGCGCGGTCACACCCTGGCCTGGCACTCGCAGCAGCCCGGCTGGATGCAGAACATGAGCGGCACCGCGCTGCGCCAGGCGATGCTCAACCACGTCACGCAGGTGGCGACGCACTTCCGGGGACAGGTCGTCGCGTGGGACGTGGTGAACGAGGCGTTCGCCGACGGTGGCTCCGGCGCCCGGCGGGACTCCAACCTCCAGCGCACCGGCAACGACTGGATCGAGGCGGCCTTCCGGGCCGCCCGGGCGGCCGATCCCGGCGCGAAGCTCTGCTACAACGACTACAACACCGACGACTGGACACACGCCAAGACCCAGGCCGTGTACACGATGGTGCGTGATTTCAAGCAGCGTGGCGTACCCATCGACTGCGTCGGTTTCCAGTCGCACTTCAACAGCGGCTCGCCGTACCCCGGCAACTACCGCACCACGCTGTCCAGCTTCGCGGCGCTCGGCGTCGACGTGCAGATCACCGAGCTGGACATCGAGGGGGCGTCGGCGGCCACGTACCGCAGCGTCGTGCAGGACTGCCTCGCGGTGGCCCGCTGCAGCGGCATCACCGTATGGGGCATCCGGGACAGCGACTCGTGGCGGGCCTCGCAGACCCCGCTGCTGTTCACCAGCGGTGGCGCCAAGAAGCCGGCGTACGACGCGGTCCTCGCCGCGCTGAACAACGGGTCGACCCCGCCGCCGACCACCCCGCCGCCGACGACCCCGCCCCCGACGACTCCTCCGCCGACCACTCCGCCGCCCACCACCCCGCCCCCGGGGCCCGGTGGCTGCACCGCGACCGTGTCGGTGAACCAGTGGACGGGTGGCTTCGTGGCGACGGTGAGGGTGACGGCCGGATCGTCGGCCATCAACTCCTGGGCGGTGACGATCACCTTGCCGTCGGGTGCGACGGTCACCAACGCCTGGAACGCCAACCGCAGCGCTGACACCGGCACGACGCGCTGGACGAATGTGGCCTACAACGGCCGGGTCGGCGCCGGCCAGTCCACCGAGTTCGGATTCCAGGCCAACGGCACAGCCGGCGGCCTGACCCCGGCCTGCGCCGCGGGCTGA
- a CDS encoding extracellular catalytic domain type 1 short-chain-length polyhydroxyalkanoate depolymerase, whose protein sequence is MTLKRRTLGVVMAVVTLAAAALTFAAPASAATLTQVTGFGTNPTNLQMHLYVPDRVASRPAILLALHYCTGSGPAYHSGTQYASLADRYGFIVIYPSVTRSSLCWDVSSPQALRRGGGSDPVGLMSMVDYVRQRYSADPARIFATGTSSGAMMTNVLLGDYPDVFAAGASFAGVPFGCFATGGGSEWNSECANGQLIRTPQQWGDLVREAYPGYTGRRPRMQIWHGTNDETLRYPNFGEQVKQWTNVHGLSQTPTYTDSPQSGYTRTRYGSSGGTAPVEAISMQGVSHNLPVDAAQVIRFFGLDTTTPPTTPPPTTPPPTTPPPTTPPPTTPPPSGAGCRVGYAVNAWNTGLTASVTITNTGAVAVNGWTLTFALPTGQRITNGWNAQYSTTSGAVSARNVSYNAAIAPNASVDIGFQATHEGGTGKPSSFALNGIACSVA, encoded by the coding sequence ATGACACTGAAAAGAAGAACGCTCGGCGTCGTCATGGCCGTGGTCACACTGGCCGCCGCCGCGTTGACGTTCGCCGCGCCGGCGTCGGCGGCGACGCTGACGCAGGTGACCGGCTTCGGCACCAACCCCACCAATCTCCAGATGCACCTGTACGTTCCGGACCGGGTGGCGTCCCGGCCGGCGATCCTGCTCGCCCTGCACTACTGCACCGGATCGGGTCCGGCGTACCACTCCGGCACGCAGTACGCGTCCCTCGCCGACCGGTACGGGTTCATCGTGATCTACCCGTCGGTGACCCGCAGCAGCCTGTGCTGGGACGTGTCCTCCCCGCAGGCGCTGCGCCGGGGCGGCGGCAGCGATCCCGTCGGGCTCATGTCGATGGTCGACTACGTACGCCAGCGGTACTCCGCCGACCCCGCGCGGATCTTCGCCACCGGCACCTCGTCCGGGGCCATGATGACGAACGTCCTGCTGGGCGACTACCCGGACGTGTTCGCGGCCGGTGCCTCCTTCGCCGGGGTGCCGTTCGGCTGCTTCGCCACCGGGGGCGGCTCGGAGTGGAACAGCGAGTGCGCGAACGGTCAGCTCATCAGAACCCCGCAGCAGTGGGGTGATCTGGTCCGGGAGGCCTATCCCGGCTACACGGGTCGTCGCCCGCGGATGCAGATCTGGCACGGCACCAACGACGAGACGCTGCGCTACCCGAACTTCGGCGAGCAGGTCAAGCAGTGGACCAACGTGCATGGGCTGAGCCAGACCCCGACGTACACCGACTCGCCGCAGTCCGGCTACACCCGCACCCGCTACGGGAGCAGTGGCGGAACGGCCCCGGTCGAGGCGATCAGCATGCAGGGCGTGTCGCACAACCTGCCGGTCGACGCGGCGCAGGTGATCCGCTTCTTCGGGCTGGACACCACCACCCCGCCCACCACCCCGCCGCCGACGACCCCACCCCCGACGACCCCACCCCCGACGACCCCGCCGCCGACCACTCCGCCGCCGTCCGGCGCTGGTTGCCGCGTCGGATACGCGGTCAACGCCTGGAACACCGGCCTCACCGCCAGCGTGACCATCACCAACACCGGTGCGGTGGCGGTGAACGGTTGGACCCTGACGTTCGCGCTGCCCACCGGCCAGCGCATCACCAACGGCTGGAACGCGCAGTACTCCACGACGAGCGGTGCGGTGAGCGCCCGCAACGTCTCCTACAACGCCGCCATCGCCCCGAACGCGTCGGTCGACATCGGCTTCCAGGCCACCCACGAGGGCGGCACCGGTAAACCCTCGTCCTTCGCCCTGAACGGCATCGCCTGCTCGGTGGCCTGA